In one Vulgatibacter incomptus genomic region, the following are encoded:
- a CDS encoding MBL fold metallo-hydrolase, whose protein sequence is MKTLRTTIRLAVLLGMAAACGCGAHRPAEARFHGDVAAWNGEAPGEVEVIPMVTGEIEVDRSLLVDLSHPEMAGRKDDKVWVPVMAYLVRHPTKGDVLIDSGFDSSFAASGHGNFGGLAKLLNIARQKPGHDTASLLRQLGVEPASLKMILLSHMHPDHTAGLPELPTSVPVIAGPGAMASYEVLWYAPQDHLAGRETIENLDIAPGEMRDLFGDGSLVVVSTPGHAAGNLSFLVHTARGATLLTCDASHTREGLDHGVAPGKNSDANASNESIGRLRRFLADHPEVKVKAGHDAADWDLERGIQDPL, encoded by the coding sequence ATGAAGACTCTCCGAACGACGATTCGACTCGCGGTGCTCCTCGGGATGGCCGCGGCCTGCGGCTGCGGCGCCCATCGGCCAGCAGAAGCGCGGTTTCACGGCGATGTCGCGGCTTGGAACGGCGAGGCGCCTGGCGAGGTGGAGGTGATCCCCATGGTCACCGGCGAGATCGAGGTCGACCGCAGCCTCCTCGTGGACCTCTCCCACCCCGAGATGGCGGGGCGAAAGGACGACAAGGTCTGGGTGCCGGTGATGGCCTACCTGGTTCGGCATCCGACCAAGGGCGACGTGCTGATCGACAGCGGCTTCGACTCGAGCTTCGCGGCGTCCGGACACGGGAACTTCGGCGGCCTCGCCAAGCTGCTGAACATCGCCCGCCAGAAGCCCGGCCACGACACGGCGAGCCTCCTGCGCCAGCTCGGCGTCGAGCCCGCGTCGCTGAAGATGATCCTCCTCTCGCACATGCACCCGGATCACACCGCGGGCCTCCCCGAGCTCCCGACGTCGGTCCCCGTGATCGCAGGTCCCGGCGCGATGGCGAGCTACGAGGTCCTCTGGTACGCGCCGCAGGATCATCTCGCTGGGCGTGAGACGATCGAGAACCTCGACATCGCGCCAGGGGAGATGCGCGACCTCTTCGGCGATGGATCCCTAGTCGTCGTCTCAACGCCGGGCCACGCCGCGGGGAACCTCTCTTTCCTCGTCCACACCGCCCGCGGCGCGACGCTCCTCACCTGTGACGCCTCCCACACCCGCGAGGGGCTCGACCACGGCGTCGCGCCCGGCAAGAACTCGGATGCGAACGCGTCGAACGAGAGCATCGGAAGGCTGCGTCGCTTCCTCGCCGATCACCCGGAGGTGAAGGTGAAGGCGGGCCACGACGCCGCCGACTGGGATCTCGAGCGGGGCATCCAGGATCCGCTGTAG
- a CDS encoding TIGR04563 family protein — protein sequence MAGTDKRKQSLYFPEEMLQEIQVEANRQDRSLSWIVQQAWRIARAEITRFPSVNDVIGDPPLPDRREEQGY from the coding sequence ATGGCAGGGACCGACAAGCGCAAGCAGAGCCTTTATTTCCCCGAGGAGATGCTCCAGGAGATCCAGGTCGAGGCAAATCGGCAGGATCGCTCCCTCTCGTGGATCGTGCAGCAGGCCTGGCGGATCGCGCGCGCGGAGATCACCCGGTTCCCGTCGGTGAACGACGTGATCGGCGATCCTCCCCTGCCGGATCGTCGCGAAGAGCAGGGCTACTAA
- a CDS encoding serine hydrolase domain-containing protein, protein MRLLTLASLALLLGGCLAAGPVKIGYDDRPRDIADGWTIGTPESQGFDPEPLRAAYRRFFSEDEYVPARSLLVVRNGVLVAEGYCRDRGDIGVKSALMSATKSVTSLAVGIAVEQGLVSVERPISDAIGLGHGAVAGSIRLRDLLTMRSGLEYSNDRFSLDMANDVRGDSLRYILSRPRIHEPGSRFDYKDADPHLVSGVLAAATGASLDAFTDEHLLRPLGITDWLWLRQRDGVTYGAYGLYLTPRDFARLGQLAVQGGAWEGRQLVSREWLVESTRPWVEDTELPGLPGLPYGYYWWSSTGRAGFFAWGHGGQYLYVLPEKQLVIALTAEPDTSPDGGAIMPPAFLELVDLIAGAAD, encoded by the coding sequence ATGCGCCTCCTGACCCTCGCCTCGCTCGCTCTGCTACTCGGCGGCTGCCTCGCCGCCGGCCCAGTGAAGATCGGCTACGACGATCGCCCGCGGGACATCGCCGACGGATGGACCATCGGCACGCCGGAATCGCAGGGCTTCGATCCGGAGCCTCTGCGCGCCGCCTACCGACGCTTCTTCTCCGAGGACGAGTACGTGCCCGCGAGGAGCCTCCTCGTCGTGCGCAACGGCGTCCTCGTGGCGGAGGGCTATTGCCGGGATCGCGGCGACATCGGCGTGAAGAGCGCGCTCATGTCGGCCACCAAGAGCGTGACCTCCCTCGCCGTGGGGATCGCGGTCGAGCAGGGGCTCGTTTCGGTCGAGCGTCCGATCTCCGACGCGATCGGCTTGGGGCATGGTGCCGTTGCCGGATCCATCCGCCTCCGGGATCTCCTCACCATGCGCTCGGGCCTGGAGTACTCCAACGATCGATTCTCGCTAGACATGGCCAACGACGTGCGCGGTGACAGCCTGCGCTACATCCTGTCACGACCCAGGATCCACGAGCCGGGGAGCCGCTTCGATTACAAGGACGCCGATCCGCACCTGGTCTCGGGGGTCTTGGCGGCCGCGACCGGAGCGAGCCTCGACGCCTTCACCGACGAGCATCTCCTGCGCCCCCTCGGGATCACCGACTGGCTGTGGCTCCGCCAGCGCGACGGCGTCACCTACGGTGCATACGGCCTCTACCTGACGCCGCGCGACTTCGCCCGATTGGGCCAGCTCGCCGTCCAGGGAGGTGCATGGGAGGGGCGGCAGCTCGTCTCCCGGGAGTGGCTCGTCGAGTCCACCCGGCCCTGGGTCGAGGATACCGAGCTGCCCGGCCTTCCGGGTCTCCCCTACGGCTACTACTGGTGGTCGTCCACGGGGCGTGCCGGCTTCTTCGCCTGGGGCCACGGGGGCCAGTATCTCTACGTGCTCCCGGAGAAGCAGCTCGTGATCGCGCTGACCGCCGAGCCGGACACCTCGCCCGACGGGGGAGCCATCATGCCTCCCGCCTTCCTCGAGCTCGTCGATCTCATCGCCGGGGCCGCAGACTGA
- the tilS gene encoding tRNA lysidine(34) synthetase TilS, with protein MRKTVLGSPKLRIALERLASGLDRLEVRGGQPVVVAFSGGADSAALLALLTSLPRGRRLELEAVHVDHGLRPESADDARRAMEAARTLGTACRVVTIEASGKGGLEAVARRGRYAALAAAAAGRPILTAHTADDQAETVLYRLARGTGTRGLAGIRPRVRIAGGTVLRPLLEVERALLHETVRLLSLPVVEDPSNRSLRFARNRLRHEVLPALEAALPGASARLARAARLATADERLLESLATRALGRLRRGDGLDTESLVRLPEALRGRVIRRLVEDAGGRVPSEARVAEVLSIARGEGGELHLPAGIRVTVDRGILAAAPGLTGRRR; from the coding sequence GTGAGGAAAACCGTCCTGGGATCCCCAAAGCTCCGGATCGCGCTGGAGCGCCTCGCGTCCGGACTCGACCGCCTGGAGGTCCGCGGCGGGCAACCGGTCGTCGTAGCATTCAGCGGCGGAGCCGACTCGGCGGCGCTCCTCGCCCTCCTCACGAGCTTGCCGAGGGGGCGACGGCTCGAGCTCGAGGCGGTCCACGTCGATCACGGACTCCGCCCGGAATCGGCGGACGACGCTCGACGGGCGATGGAGGCCGCCCGGACGCTCGGCACGGCCTGCCGCGTCGTGACCATCGAGGCGTCGGGCAAGGGCGGCCTCGAGGCCGTGGCCCGGCGTGGCCGATACGCCGCCCTGGCTGCAGCCGCGGCGGGCAGGCCGATCCTCACCGCGCACACGGCAGACGACCAGGCGGAGACCGTCCTCTACCGGCTCGCCAGAGGGACGGGCACCCGTGGCCTCGCCGGGATCCGGCCGAGGGTGCGGATCGCCGGCGGCACGGTGCTTCGCCCCCTCCTCGAGGTCGAGCGGGCGCTCCTGCACGAGACCGTGCGGCTCCTCTCGCTGCCAGTGGTCGAGGATCCCTCGAACCGGAGCCTCAGGTTCGCAAGGAACCGCCTGCGGCACGAGGTGTTGCCGGCGCTCGAGGCCGCGCTCCCCGGCGCGTCCGCGAGGCTCGCGCGGGCGGCGCGGCTGGCGACGGCCGACGAGCGCCTCCTCGAGAGCCTGGCGACGCGCGCCCTCGGCCGGCTGCGGCGCGGCGACGGCCTGGACACCGAAAGCCTGGTCCGCCTCCCCGAGGCGCTGCGGGGACGGGTGATCCGCCGCCTGGTGGAAGACGCCGGGGGCAGGGTCCCGAGCGAGGCGCGGGTGGCCGAAGTCCTCTCGATCGCGCGCGGGGAAGGCGGCGAGCTCCACCTCCCCGCCGGAATCCGCGTAACGGTCGATCGTGGGATCCTCGCAGCCGCGCCAGGGCTCACGGGGCGGAGGCGATGA
- a CDS encoding SOS response-associated peptidase, protein MCGRFSLGVTSASDLARMLEADLLPEDEALYRPRYNVAPTNRHWIVREEGERRLLVPATWGLTTPTGHFVINARSESAAFKFRDAWKGRRCVVPTDGFFEWKGPPKDRRPIWFHPPDGGLLLLAGIFDDSKSDDRPRFVILTTAANERVAEVHDRMPAVIPADRLGRWLQEPERLEPAPVDLLEPTPVSPRLNSPANDDPSLLEPYREPGGSPGQLRLL, encoded by the coding sequence ATGTGTGGACGATTCAGCCTCGGCGTCACCAGCGCCTCCGACCTCGCGCGCATGCTCGAGGCCGATCTCCTGCCAGAGGACGAGGCGCTCTACCGCCCGCGCTACAACGTGGCGCCGACCAACCGGCACTGGATCGTCCGCGAGGAGGGCGAGCGCCGGCTCCTCGTCCCTGCCACCTGGGGCCTGACCACGCCCACCGGTCACTTCGTGATCAACGCCCGCTCCGAGAGCGCCGCCTTCAAGTTCCGCGACGCATGGAAGGGGCGCCGCTGCGTCGTCCCCACCGACGGCTTCTTCGAGTGGAAGGGCCCGCCCAAGGATCGGCGCCCGATCTGGTTCCATCCTCCGGACGGCGGATTGCTCCTCCTCGCGGGGATCTTCGACGACTCGAAGTCCGACGATCGGCCGCGCTTCGTGATCCTCACCACCGCCGCGAACGAGCGGGTCGCCGAGGTCCACGATCGGATGCCCGCCGTCATCCCCGCGGATCGGCTCGGCCGCTGGCTCCAGGAGCCGGAGCGCCTCGAGCCGGCCCCCGTCGATCTCCTCGAGCCGACGCCCGTCTCGCCACGGCTCAACTCTCCGGCCAACGACGATCCGAGCCTCCTCGAGCCCTATCGCGAACCTGGCGGCTCGCCCGGTCAGCTCCGCCTGCTCTGA
- a CDS encoding RES domain-containing protein — translation MSEPRASWMSSLGWTTASSADEGLADLQGPVGEPRFRRRRRADRGGRWNHRGDRMVYTADSLALAALETFVHVDPALVPDDLVAVSASIPDDASVVRLEDADLPRDWNRMPAPNEVKDLGSEWIRGRKSLLLVVSSAIIPVERCVLINPAHPEFARVEVHEPLPFTFDGRLWKS, via the coding sequence ATGTCGGAACCCAGGGCGTCCTGGATGAGCTCACTCGGCTGGACCACGGCGTCTTCAGCTGATGAGGGTCTGGCGGATCTCCAAGGTCCGGTGGGCGAACCGCGGTTTCGACGGAGACGGCGCGCGGATCGCGGGGGGCGATGGAATCATCGGGGCGACCGCATGGTCTACACCGCGGATAGCCTCGCGCTCGCCGCCCTCGAGACCTTCGTCCACGTGGATCCTGCGCTGGTTCCCGACGACCTGGTCGCCGTCTCCGCGTCGATCCCTGACGACGCCTCGGTGGTCCGGCTCGAAGACGCCGATCTCCCTCGGGATTGGAATCGGATGCCCGCGCCCAACGAGGTGAAGGACCTGGGATCGGAGTGGATCCGCGGCCGCAAGAGCCTCCTGCTCGTGGTTTCGTCCGCCATCATCCCGGTCGAGCGATGCGTCCTGATCAATCCGGCCCATCCCGAGTTCGCCCGCGTGGAAGTACACGAGCCCTTGCCCTTCACCTTCGACGGGAGGCTATGGAAGTCGTGA
- a CDS encoding NmrA/HSCARG family protein: MANKDRLILVTGASGQQGGAVARHLLAHGFSIRAFVHAGSTHRTGVSVLADAGAQVVEGDFDHAQSLDSAMADVYGVFSVQPSTDVEAEIRQGFAVADAAKKMGVLHFVYSSVGGAERDTGIPEFDSKWGIEEHIRAIQLPHTIFRPVSFYYNYDMPVYRTGILEGTLATPLSPETTLQQISEEDYGEMVAAAFESPERFLDRSLEVASSEPSMLEVAEIFTRVLGREVKYRRLDFQTVNDKLGPGLARMLRWFEDVGYDADIEALRKEFGTLTSLETYLRSHGWTGLEAGAEVHAPG, translated from the coding sequence ATGGCCAACAAAGATCGGCTGATCCTGGTCACGGGCGCGAGCGGCCAGCAGGGAGGCGCGGTGGCGCGGCACCTCCTCGCCCACGGTTTCTCGATCCGCGCCTTCGTCCACGCCGGGAGCACCCACCGGACCGGCGTGAGCGTGCTCGCCGATGCGGGCGCCCAGGTGGTCGAGGGTGACTTCGATCACGCCCAGTCCCTCGACTCGGCCATGGCCGATGTCTATGGCGTGTTCTCCGTCCAGCCGTCGACCGACGTGGAGGCGGAGATCCGCCAGGGCTTCGCCGTCGCCGACGCGGCGAAGAAGATGGGCGTTCTCCACTTCGTCTACAGCTCGGTGGGCGGCGCCGAGCGCGACACCGGCATTCCCGAGTTCGACAGCAAGTGGGGAATCGAGGAGCACATCCGGGCCATCCAGCTGCCGCACACGATCTTCCGGCCGGTGAGCTTCTATTACAACTACGACATGCCGGTGTATCGCACGGGAATCCTCGAGGGCACCCTGGCCACGCCGCTCTCGCCCGAGACCACGCTGCAGCAGATCTCCGAGGAGGACTACGGCGAGATGGTGGCGGCCGCCTTCGAGTCGCCGGAGCGCTTCCTCGATCGATCGCTGGAGGTCGCGAGCTCCGAGCCGTCGATGCTCGAGGTCGCGGAGATCTTCACCCGGGTCCTCGGCCGCGAGGTGAAGTACCGCCGCCTGGATTTTCAGACGGTCAACGACAAGCTGGGTCCGGGTCTCGCCCGCATGCTCCGATGGTTCGAGGACGTGGGCTACGACGCTGACATCGAGGCCCTGCGCAAGGAGTTCGGCACGCTCACGAGCCTCGAGACCTACCTGCGCTCCCACGGCTGGACGGGGCTCGAGGCGGGGGCCGAGGTCCACGCCCCCGGCTGA
- a CDS encoding hotdog domain-containing protein: MPVGEKVVIRLRMSQADAHYGGNLVDGARMLALFGDVATELLIRHDGDEGLFRAYDAVEFLAPVYAGDYVEAIGEIVEMGNTSRKMRFEARKVIRPMPGSDSACEVLDPPVVVCRASGTCVTPKDKQRFAR; this comes from the coding sequence ATGCCGGTCGGAGAGAAGGTCGTGATTCGCCTGCGGATGAGCCAGGCCGACGCGCACTATGGCGGGAACCTGGTCGACGGCGCGCGGATGCTCGCGCTCTTCGGCGACGTCGCGACCGAGCTCCTGATCCGCCACGACGGCGACGAGGGCCTCTTCCGCGCCTACGATGCGGTGGAGTTCCTCGCGCCGGTCTATGCCGGCGACTACGTCGAGGCCATCGGCGAGATCGTCGAGATGGGCAACACCTCGCGCAAGATGCGCTTCGAGGCCCGCAAGGTGATCCGCCCGATGCCGGGCAGCGACTCCGCGTGCGAGGTCCTCGATCCGCCGGTCGTGGTCTGCCGGGCGTCCGGGACCTGCGTCACGCCGAAGGACAAGCAGCGCTTCGCCCGCTGA
- a CDS encoding AraC family transcriptional regulator produces MSAERPIAQVSARIPLFVLAVANARGVPRQELADAAGLRIEELERPDARIPLEAELALWSEAARRTGDPLFGLHAAQAWRPGQFDVLEYVCRSAGSLRAAIERVARYNRLLHDIAEFRLEESEREARVIHRFRGELAGPVREAAEFTLASAFFAARLWTGKPLSAVRVDFMHPDPGDVRELADFFGTTHIGFGAKESALVLRRADLDLPLIAADPGLCAVLERHADALLTALPKVESFGARVRELIAGELRSGTPTAGTVAARLHMSERTLHRRLAEEGLRFGDEVDSLRQGLAYRYLEDPRLQIAEVAFLLGYSEASAFHRAFKSWTGGTPGAWRERHLPH; encoded by the coding sequence GTGTCCGCCGAACGTCCGATCGCCCAGGTCTCCGCGAGGATCCCCCTCTTCGTCCTCGCCGTCGCGAATGCGCGGGGCGTTCCCCGCCAGGAGCTCGCCGACGCCGCGGGGCTGCGCATCGAAGAGCTCGAGCGTCCCGACGCGCGCATCCCCCTGGAGGCGGAGCTCGCGCTCTGGAGCGAGGCGGCGCGCCGCACGGGCGATCCGCTCTTCGGCCTCCACGCCGCCCAGGCCTGGCGGCCCGGTCAGTTCGACGTCCTAGAATACGTCTGCCGCAGCGCAGGCAGCCTCCGGGCCGCCATCGAGCGCGTGGCGCGCTACAACCGCCTGCTCCACGACATCGCCGAGTTCCGGCTGGAGGAGTCGGAGCGAGAGGCGAGGGTGATCCACCGCTTTCGCGGGGAGCTCGCGGGGCCCGTCCGCGAGGCGGCCGAGTTCACCCTCGCGTCGGCGTTCTTCGCGGCGCGGCTCTGGACCGGGAAGCCCTTGTCCGCGGTCCGCGTGGACTTCATGCACCCCGACCCCGGAGACGTGCGAGAGCTCGCGGATTTCTTCGGTACGACGCACATCGGCTTCGGCGCGAAGGAGAGCGCCCTCGTCCTTCGCCGGGCCGATCTCGACCTTCCGCTGATCGCGGCGGACCCCGGCCTCTGCGCCGTCCTCGAGCGACACGCCGACGCGCTCCTCACCGCGCTCCCGAAGGTGGAGAGCTTCGGCGCCCGGGTCCGCGAGCTCATCGCCGGCGAGCTGCGCAGCGGGACGCCGACGGCCGGCACGGTGGCGGCCCGCCTCCACATGAGCGAGCGGACCCTCCACCGGCGCCTCGCCGAGGAGGGCCTGCGCTTCGGAGACGAAGTGGACTCGCTCCGGCAGGGCCTCGCCTACCGCTACCTGGAGGATCCCCGGCTCCAGATCGCGGAGGTCGCCTTCCTCCTCGGCTACTCGGAGGCCAGCGCCTTCCACCGTGCGTTCAAGTCGTGGACGGGCGGGACTCCCGGGGCCTGGCGCGAACGCCACCTGCCGCACTGA
- a CDS encoding type II toxin-antitoxin system PemK/MazF family toxin — protein MTQINRGDLFWIGPDSPDANYSHPHVVVQDDLFNHSRITTVVVCALTSNLHRANEPGNVLLEAGEGDLPKQSVVVVSQISSVEKDRLGLRIGSLSEGRVEQILAGLRFQQVSFFER, from the coding sequence GTGACGCAGATCAACCGAGGAGATCTGTTCTGGATCGGGCCGGACTCGCCCGATGCGAACTATTCGCATCCACACGTGGTGGTGCAGGACGACCTCTTCAACCACTCGCGAATCACGACCGTGGTCGTGTGCGCCCTGACGTCGAACCTGCACCGGGCGAACGAGCCTGGGAACGTGCTCCTCGAGGCCGGCGAAGGAGACCTCCCAAAGCAGAGCGTCGTCGTCGTCTCGCAGATCTCTTCGGTGGAGAAGGATCGGCTCGGGCTGCGGATCGGGTCGCTGTCGGAAGGGCGAGTGGAGCAGATCCTGGCGGGCCTCAGGTTCCAGCAGGTGTCCTTCTTCGAGCGCTGA
- the parS gene encoding antitoxin Xre-like helix-turn-helix domain-containing protein produces the protein MEQLEQITRMLGGARILGKRPDSDRDFVEIVREGLPFSSFQSAVRSLGMTEEEAREALGFPRRTLSRRKLEQGRLRAAESERVLRLARVGTRAIDVLGDANRAVRWLRAPNRGLGGEAPLELLDTDVGTQGVLDELTRLDHGVFS, from the coding sequence ATGGAACAGCTCGAGCAGATCACGCGGATGCTCGGGGGCGCTCGGATCCTCGGGAAGCGGCCAGACAGCGACCGCGATTTCGTCGAGATCGTACGCGAAGGGCTTCCGTTCTCCTCGTTCCAGTCCGCCGTCCGATCCTTGGGGATGACGGAGGAGGAAGCGCGGGAGGCCCTGGGGTTTCCGCGTCGCACCCTTTCCAGGCGCAAGCTCGAGCAGGGCCGGCTCCGCGCCGCGGAATCGGAGCGAGTCCTTCGGCTCGCCCGCGTCGGCACGCGTGCCATCGACGTTCTCGGCGACGCGAATCGAGCCGTCCGTTGGCTTCGAGCGCCGAACCGTGGTCTCGGGGGTGAAGCTCCGCTCGAGCTCCTCGACACGGATGTCGGAACCCAGGGCGTCCTGGATGAGCTCACTCGGCTGGACCACGGCGTCTTCAGCTGA
- the ftsH gene encoding ATP-dependent zinc metalloprotease FtsH: MRQSYKTVLLWVVLIVMFVSFYSFFNHNGTELKETDYSDYLSKVEQQQVESVAIKGTTQTYVLKGDKTEYRTSGPAGEKLIEKLDHNGVNFKFEREEQGSIWLQVLLQGLPIVILFVLFLLFMRQLQGSGGKAMAFGKSKAKLLSEVQNRITFSDVAGIDESKDELEEIVSFLKDPKKFTRLGGRIPKGVLLMGPPGTGKTLLARAVAGEAGVPFFSISGSDFVEMFVGVGASRVRDLFEQGKKNAPCIIFIDEIDAVGRHRGAGLGGGHDEREQTLNQLLVEMDGFESNEGVILIAATNRPDVLDPALLRPGRFDRRIVVPRPDVNGREGILKVHTRKTPIAPDVDLSVIARGTPGFSGADLENLVNESALLAARMNKDRVDLSDFEAAKDKVIMGTERRSLVMSEKEKRTTAVHEAGHALVAKLLADADPVHKVTIIPRGRALGVTQQLPVEDRLNLSRDYALDRIAVLMGGRIAEELAFNGQKTTGAGNDIEVATDMARSMVCEWGMSDKLGPLAFGKKQGEVFLGREMGTSPDYSEQTARDIDQEVREIVTQQYAVARKILEDNYDTLMTIGDALMEYETLDGPDLDVLIGGGKIQREKPIPPAAARQPEKEKKEKKNLLPGLEPLPKLEVGKA, from the coding sequence GTGAGACAGTCTTACAAGACCGTGCTGCTGTGGGTGGTGCTGATCGTGATGTTCGTCAGCTTCTACTCCTTCTTCAACCACAACGGCACCGAGCTCAAAGAAACCGACTACTCCGACTACCTGTCGAAGGTGGAGCAGCAGCAGGTGGAGTCCGTGGCCATCAAGGGCACGACCCAGACCTACGTGCTCAAGGGGGACAAGACCGAGTACCGGACCTCGGGCCCCGCCGGCGAGAAGTTGATCGAGAAGCTCGACCATAACGGCGTCAACTTCAAGTTCGAGCGGGAGGAACAGGGGTCGATCTGGCTCCAGGTGCTGCTCCAGGGCCTGCCGATCGTCATCCTCTTCGTGCTCTTCCTGCTCTTCATGCGGCAGCTCCAGGGCAGCGGCGGCAAGGCGATGGCCTTCGGGAAGTCGAAGGCCAAGCTGCTGTCGGAGGTCCAGAATCGGATCACCTTCTCCGACGTGGCCGGCATCGACGAGTCCAAGGACGAGCTCGAGGAGATCGTCTCCTTCCTCAAGGATCCCAAGAAGTTCACCCGGCTCGGCGGCCGCATCCCCAAGGGCGTGCTGCTCATGGGCCCTCCGGGCACGGGCAAGACGCTCCTCGCCCGGGCGGTGGCCGGCGAGGCGGGCGTCCCGTTCTTCTCCATCTCCGGCTCGGACTTCGTGGAGATGTTCGTGGGCGTCGGCGCCAGCCGCGTGCGCGACCTCTTCGAGCAGGGCAAGAAGAACGCCCCCTGCATCATCTTCATCGACGAGATCGATGCCGTCGGCCGACACCGCGGCGCGGGCCTCGGCGGTGGCCACGACGAGCGCGAGCAGACCCTCAACCAGCTCCTCGTGGAGATGGACGGCTTCGAGTCGAACGAGGGCGTGATCCTGATCGCCGCGACGAACCGGCCGGACGTCCTCGACCCCGCGCTGCTGCGCCCCGGCCGCTTCGATCGCCGGATCGTGGTGCCGAGGCCCGACGTCAACGGACGTGAGGGCATCCTCAAGGTCCACACCCGGAAGACCCCGATTGCACCGGACGTCGATCTCTCCGTGATCGCCCGCGGCACCCCCGGCTTCTCCGGCGCGGACCTCGAGAACCTGGTGAACGAGTCGGCCCTCCTCGCGGCCCGCATGAACAAGGACCGCGTGGACCTCTCCGACTTCGAGGCGGCGAAGGACAAGGTCATCATGGGCACGGAGCGTCGCTCCCTCGTGATGAGCGAGAAGGAGAAGCGGACCACCGCGGTGCACGAGGCGGGTCATGCCCTCGTGGCCAAGCTCCTCGCCGACGCCGACCCGGTCCACAAGGTCACGATCATCCCCCGCGGCCGCGCGCTGGGCGTCACCCAGCAGCTCCCGGTTGAGGATCGCCTGAACCTCTCGAGGGACTACGCCCTCGATCGCATCGCGGTGCTCATGGGCGGCCGCATCGCCGAGGAGCTGGCCTTCAACGGCCAGAAGACCACCGGCGCCGGCAACGACATCGAGGTCGCCACCGACATGGCGCGCAGCATGGTCTGCGAGTGGGGCATGAGCGACAAGCTCGGGCCTCTCGCCTTCGGCAAGAAGCAGGGCGAGGTCTTCCTCGGCCGCGAGATGGGCACCAGCCCCGACTACTCGGAGCAGACCGCCCGCGACATCGACCAGGAGGTCCGCGAGATCGTCACGCAGCAGTACGCTGTGGCCCGAAAGATCCTCGAGGACAACTACGACACCCTGATGACCATCGGCGACGCCCTGATGGAGTACGAGACCCTCGACGGCCCCGACCTCGACGTGCTCATCGGCGGCGGCAAGATCCAGCGCGAGAAGCCTATCCCTCCGGCGGCGGCGCGCCAGCCCGAGAAGGAGAAGAAGGAGAAGAAGAACCTCCTCCCCGGCCTGGAGCCTCTGCCGAAGCTCGAGGTGGGCAAGGCCTGA
- a CDS encoding 3-keto-5-aminohexanoate cleavage protein, translating to MNPVVITAALVGAETTREQTPYLPISPEEIAQEAKRCRDAGASIVHLHVREPDGKPSQSAALFRETIERIRVLAPDLICQTSTGGAVGMDVDERAQPLTLTGAAKPEMATVTTGTVNFGNDVFWNPRSLVREIAKRIRAGGIVPEIECFDAGMIDEAFALQKEGLLDFPAHFDFVLGVPGALAAKEAALDFMRSQIPEGSTWTVAGVGRHQLPMAELALEKGGNVRVGLEDNIYLSKGVLAKGSYELVARVAELAAAKGRAVATPDQARGLLRVPPR from the coding sequence ATGAACCCCGTCGTGATCACCGCCGCCCTCGTCGGCGCCGAAACCACCCGCGAGCAGACTCCCTACCTGCCGATCTCCCCCGAGGAGATTGCCCAGGAAGCGAAGAGGTGCCGCGATGCCGGCGCGTCCATCGTCCACCTCCACGTCCGGGAGCCGGACGGGAAGCCCTCGCAGAGCGCGGCGCTCTTTCGCGAGACCATCGAGCGCATCCGGGTGCTGGCGCCCGATCTGATCTGCCAGACCTCTACCGGCGGCGCCGTGGGAATGGACGTGGACGAGCGGGCGCAGCCCCTCACCCTCACCGGGGCCGCGAAGCCCGAGATGGCCACCGTCACCACCGGCACGGTCAACTTCGGCAACGACGTCTTCTGGAACCCGCGCTCGCTGGTGCGCGAGATCGCGAAGCGGATCCGCGCCGGCGGCATCGTCCCCGAGATCGAGTGCTTCGACGCCGGTATGATCGACGAGGCCTTCGCGCTGCAGAAGGAGGGTCTCCTCGACTTCCCTGCGCACTTTGACTTCGTCCTGGGCGTGCCCGGCGCGCTCGCGGCCAAGGAGGCGGCGCTCGACTTCATGCGCTCGCAGATCCCCGAGGGCTCGACCTGGACCGTGGCCGGCGTCGGGCGGCACCAGCTCCCGATGGCCGAGCTCGCCCTCGAGAAGGGCGGCAACGTCCGCGTGGGCCTCGAGGACAACATCTACCTGTCGAAGGGGGTGCTGGCGAAGGGCTCGTACGAGCTGGTCGCCAGGGTCGCAGAGCTGGCCGCCGCCAAGGGACGCGCCGTTGCGACGCCCGACCAGGCCCGCGGCCTCCTGCGCGTCCCCCCTCGCTGA